Part of the Paenibacillus sp. YPG26 genome, GCTCATTACGTCCGTCTGCCTTTCCTAGCGATGTAGACAAAGAAGGGTACTCCCATAATCGCGGTCATGACACCTACAGGGACCTCCCTCGGCATAGCTATATATCTTGATCCTAAGTCGGCTGCCACAAGCAGGATCGCACCGAGCACCGCGCTGTAAGGCAGTATCCACCTGTGATCGGTTCCCACCAGATAACGGACAATATGCGGTATGATAATGCCTATAAAAGCAATCGGTCCTGCGGCAGCAACCGAACCGCCCGCCAGCAGGATAACAGAAGCTGCACCAAGCCATTTGATTCGGGCCGGATTCTGCCCAAGTCCCTGAGCCAGATCGTCCCCCATGGCAAGCACATTCAGATGCCTGCCCATCAAGAGAGCTATACCCAATCCGCAGGCCATATAAGGCCATACAGCCTCAAGCTGGCTCATTTCCCTGCCGGCTACCGAACCGACCAGCCATGCCAGAATCTGATCGAACATTTTACCATCTGTAAGCATTAGCCCCTGCGTAAGTGAAGCGAAAAATGCCGTCATGGAGGCCCCGGCCAGTGTGATTTTGACCGGTGTCATTCCATCTCTACCGATACTGCCCAGCAAGAACACGATTCCCCCGCTTAGTGTAGCTCCGATCAGAGCTACCCAGGTGAATGCATGCTGACCGGTAATACCAAGAAATGTACCGCAGAGCATAATGAAGAAGGCCGCGCCTGCGTTCACTCCAAGTGTGCTTGGAGAAGCAATCGGATTACGGGTCAACACCTGCATGACCGCCCCTGCAACCGCAAGACATGCTCCAACAGCAGCAGCTATTACCGCTCTCGGAACCCTGGTCGTCCGAATAACCAGATGTTCATTGCTGCCATTGTAATGGGTAACAGATTCCCAGACAGTTCTAAGCGGAATGTCGGTTACCCCAAAAGCGATGCTGCACACCATAACACCTGTAAGTACAAGCAAAGATAAGATTAGATACACAACTCTCATATAGATCACATTCTTCTGTTAAATTTCTAAATATAATGACCAGAACCAGCTTGGGCCTATTAGCCCAGCCGTCCGCCGTTACCTGTATGAATTTTAGATTAAAGACTATGAACTTGTCAACGAACATGATAATCATTCTCAGTTTGTTGTTGACAACAGGGCTAAACTCCTATTATAGTTTGATCTGTCAGTGATAATCATTCTCATCATAGACAATACATAATTTATAGGGGGACATCGATTCATATGTTATCTAGAACAACATCCAGCCGGTTAAGCCGGTCCGCCAAGCTTGGCACACTTGCCTTAATCCTGATCCTGATTCTGTCAGCATGCGGGAACAAAAACGCATCAGAATCAAGCCAGTCCGAAAAATCTTCATCTAATACCGCTGCTCCTTCCACCACGGAGAGTCAGGTGCGCAAAGTTAAGCACGCTATGGGAGAAAGCGACATTACAGGCACTCCGCAAAAGGTTGTCGTATTGACGAACGAAGGAACCGAGGCACTGCTCGCCCTTGGCGTCAAGCCTATCGGTGCTGTAAAGTCATGGACCGGCAATCCCTGGTATGAACATATCAAGGCTGACATGGAAGGCGTGACCGAGGTTGGAGAAGAAAGCCAGCCGAATCTCGAGCTTATCGCCAGTCTCCAGCCAGATCTTATTATCGGCAACAAAATGCGTCAGGAAAAAGTCTACGAGCAGCTGAAGGCGATCGCGCCTACCGTGATGGCTGAGGATCTGCGCGGCGAGTGGAAGACAAACTTCAAGCTCTATGCCGAAGCTCTCGGCAAGACGACCGAAGGCGATGCCTTAATGGCCGCCTATGACAAACGTATTGAAGATTTCAAAGCCAAAGCAGGTGATAAACTTAAGCAGACCGTCTCCGTTGTCCGGTTCATGGCCGGTAAGACCCGTGTGTATCACACCAATACCTTCTCAGGGGTGATCTTCGAGCAGTTGGGTATTGCCCGCAATGAAATGACCAAGAATGCCAAAGACACCTTTGTTGATGAGATCACCAAGGAAAGGCTTCCGGAAGCGGACGCGGATATCCTCTTCTACTTCACCTACGATACGGGTGACGGCAAGGCGAGCCAGACCGAGCTGGAATGGACAAAGGATCCGCTGTGGAAGAACCTGAGTGCCGTGAAGAGTGGTCATGCGCACAAGGTCAATGATGCCATCTGGAATACTGCCGGTGGTTACAAAGCGGCGAACCTGATGCTGGATGATTTGTACAAAATCTACGACATTCAGCCATAAAAGAATTTCAGTTCAAATACGGGCTGTCCCAAGTCATCATGGATGACGAAGGGATAGCCCTTTCTTTTGTCCAGGCGCACAGATACAGTACCCTAGTACCTTGATCAAATGAGATGAACATGTGTAGTTCCGACCGGCTTATATCTGATTTGGAAGCGTTGGAACTGCGCCCGGGTTAAATCATTGCTGACTAGGTAAAAGAACCCGCTGTAATCGGAGTCAAGGCACGGGTCTGATCCAGATAGATGAAGGCATCGTAGCGCCTTGCGATCCGGGTGGGCACATAGTTCCCCAGCTCCCATTCGGGGTGGTACACGACTCCAATGGCGCGATGGCCTATAATGGAGTCCTCTAATATCGAATCAGCAGACTTGAAAATAAGCAGCTTGTCTTCGGCTCCATGCCTGTGCAGCAGTTCCTCCCAGCTGTTCCTGATCGCACCCGGTACACGCATCTCCTCCTGGGGAGCTCCCCAGGCCTGGCCCGCTATCACGGTTCCGCGATACGTACCGAAGCCAATTGCAAATACCTCATCCGCATACTTTTCTCGAAGCAGCTGACCTACGTTGACCATTCCCTCGTCTGCCATATCGGTAGCCCTGGCATCACCAATGTGTGTATTGTGTTCCCATACGACTGCGCGTGCATCTTGACCGTGATAATCCATCAGCCTCTCCAACGCATCCACCATGTGGCGGTCCCTTATGTTCCATGAAGCCGCATCGTGCCTGATCATGGTTCTGTAGTAAGCTTCTGCACCCTTTACAGCGAGAGCGTTCATCTCGGCACCAAGTGCCTTCTCCCGATCTTGGGTATAAGCACCTTCCACCTGTCCTGAAGCCTGCGTAGAAGCGAAATGATCTCATCTTCGCAGCCTTCCCCATAGAGAGAAGCTGAAATTCCATAAGATTGTTCGTTCCGATGATGAGGCTCAAAGCATGCAAAGGCCCGTTTTGCGGCATCCAGATCATCTGTGCTTCGAGTGCTGCTCAGATACTTCAAAATTTCATCCATCGATTCCCAAAGGCTGTAGACGTCGATTCCGTAGAATCCAACCTTCTCCTCTTCTGACTTGCCCTTGTTGTAACTCCGCAGCCATTCGGCCAGCTCACGTATTTCATGATTGGCCCACATCCAGGTTGGCCAGCGTGTGAAGTCCCGCATAGCGTCTTCGGCATTAGCACCTGCCCCTTCATAACCCTTCACGTAGCGGTTCAGCGTATAACAGGACGGCCAATCCCCTTCAACAGCGATAAATCGGATACCCTTCTCCATAATGAGCTGTTTGGTCAGCTTTGCACGGATGGTGTAGTACTCTGAGGTGCCATGAGAAGCTTCACCAAGAAGCACATACCTAGCTTCCCCTATATGCTCCACCAGGTGATCCAGCTTGTCCCGGTTGAAGAGAACAGCAACCTTGTTGATTGAATCCAGTATCGACTGATACATCGATTGATCCTTCATGTTATCCGCCTTCCGTTTAAAGATGAATATCTCTTCAGAAAGTGTGCACGCAAAACCGGTTAAACATGCGTCTTCGTGATAATCATTGGTTGCTCTATTTGATGGGTTAGGTTAAAATTAATCTTCCTAATTATGAATGAAACACATGAGATCGTGAGGTAAACCAATGATTGAGATAAAAATATCCACAATTAGCGGCGGCGAGTTCAAAAGAGGAGTCTTCGCAACAAGAGATATTGCCAAAGACGAGCTTATCCATGAAGCGCCTGTCATCCCCTATCCCAATGAACAGCATGAATTCATAGAGAAGACTATACTCGCAGATTATGTATTCGAGTATGGGATTAACCATACCGCGGTTCTCTTGGGGTATGGCAGTCTGTTCAACCACTCTTATGAGCCCAATGCCATTTATGACATTAATTTTGAGCAGCATACCTTTGATTTCTACGCCTACACCGACATCAAGGCCGGGGAAGAGATTTTTATTAACTATAACGGGGAAGCCGACTGCGATGATCCATTATGGTTCTATGAGGAACAGGAATAAATAACTACGTCTGGTTGCCTGGCCTGTCCGGGACGCAAAGAGTCTGCCTTCAGTTCAGAAGGCAGACTCTTTGCGCGTTTTTCCAAATATACCTAACTTTCTGCTAACCACTTTCTTCCTCATCAGTGATGGATCAGAGGCGCATTTCCTTTCCCGGTTAAGGAGTTCTCGAACATATCAATAATCTCCAGGAACCGTTCAGCTTCGCGGAATACATGGTCCGCAAGGAGCGGATGAATAATGCTTTTAATTCTGCATTGCTCGATCAGATCCCGGGCGGTTTTCTTGAAATCCCGTAATGATTTAACGGATACCCTGTTCTGATCCAGGAACTGATCCAGAATCGGAGCAGTCTGGGACTGAGGCCGCATGGAGTCGAGATCACGGGCCTGGAACAACAACTGATCGAAGTCGTTGCTGAATTCTCTCGCCTGATCCACAAGCTTTCGTTCAGAAGGATCGAGAAGGTGCCCGATGAACTTCGCATGGTCCGCCATAATCCGCAAGAAGAATACATTCTCGTCAATAATGGCATCGTATAAAGGCTCTAGCTTGCCTTCATTTAACTCCTCCAAGCGATTTCTGAAATAGTTGGCTTCTCTACTCACATGATCAACCAATAACGGGAAGTTGTTCTGTCCAGGAAGCTTACAAGTCAAGATTAAGCCTAGTACTTTTCTTTTGAATGCCCATATATGACTGACCGCTGTATGGACCTCCTGATTGAACTGCCGAATTAATTGCGGGTCCGTATCAAGAGAGAAGGAATGAACCCGGTTCTCAATATCCTCAAAAATCCGGTAGAAGTGTTGAGCTTCCTTAATGAGTTCCGTGTCTTCTGCGCGGAAACCGAGTCCCAGAAAAAAAGAATGTTCTTTCATAATCCTCGACCAGAAGCTGACTTCTTCAAGCGACTGAGCCACAAAACGGTCTGACATTTGCTTCCCTCCTCAAAATCAACCTATTTAGACCCTATGCTGACTAAGCTTGGATCAATACCTGATTTAATCAGGAGGTTAAGCAGATGACCTACTCTCGCTCAGGACAATTGGAGGTCTTTTCAAGGTTCCCTTGTTGTATCCGGAAGGCTAGTCCACTAATTAACAGAAGCCCTCCGGCAAATCCAGCGAACATCCACTGAGTCTCATTCACAGCCATATGATCAAGACTCCAGCCAGTCAGGAGAGGAAGCACGGCTCCTCCTACCCCTCCGGAAGCAATTAGAATGCTAGGTGTAGCTTCCTCTGTTCCGGGGAGCAGCTTACTTGCGAAGACCAAAGCGATCGAGAATATCCCCGACATGGCAAGTCCAAGCATGAGAATGACTGCAAATGAGGACCAGACCTGCAATGTAAAAGGAAGCAGTAATAGAAGCACGGCGCTAGCAAGACAACTGAAGAGAACATAAACTCTGTACTCGAATTTCTCCGCAATATATCCGGCAAAAATCCGTCCGACGGACATGGCAATCCAGAAGCATGTAACACTAAGCGCAGCACCAGCTTCCTTCATGCCAAGCTTCTCAATCAGCATCGCAGGCATGAAGTTGGCAAGACTCATTTCTGTACCGACATACAGGAAGAAGAAAGCGATGAACAGAGTTAGTATCAACATACGTCGTCCGGAGTAGGCCCGCATTCCTTTAGATGGCTGTGTCCCAGTCTTCTCAGGAGCAGATCGCTGATCCAGTACCTGATCCATTTCACCAAAGGAACCTTTTGCCCAGAAAGCGATGGTTGCAACCCCGAACAAGGCAACTACCGCAAACGAGATACGCCAATACCCCGCTTCCATCAGGCCGCTTGCGATTAATGGCATCACCAAGGCACCAATGCCGAATAAGACCTCCAGCCTGCTCATCGCAATGGCGGTATTCTCTTTAATGGCGGATATGATAACGGTCCCTATAACCGCCTCAATCATGCCGAATCCGAAGCCTGCCCCCAAAGCAATGATATATAACCAGCCCCAAGGCGGCAGTGCCATATACAGAAGCTCACAACAGCACAATAATCCGGTAGCGATCAGAAGCTCCACTCTTTTACCAAAACGGCGGTTGAACCAAGGGGATACTAGCACACCTAGCAGGAAACCTGTGAATTGGGTAAAAATCAATGTTCCACTATCACTGTAATCCCGGTTATAATGCTCCAGAACAACAGGTAAGACGGAGCCTAGAATAACATGGGCCAGTCCGATCAAGAAGTAAGATAAACAGCCTATCCAAATCAGTTTTTTCATAAGCAGCCTCCTCTATTGTAGTAATATCGTGTTTCTCTCCCTGTTAATCTCATCTATATAGATATAGTATACTAGAGAAATATATATGGAATATAATCGCTTGCCCTGAAATTGCCGAAAAGCACAAAGAGCTGCTGCATCCCAGTAAGCGGGACACAACAGCTCTTTTCTTCTTACACGCCCATGCTAATCTTTCCTTACCTTGCCTGGTAGGCTGCCACAGCCGCCCTCCCTTCTTTCACAGGCTTCCCGGATAATTTAAGGTAGATTAAGGCAATGACGAGACACATCCATGCATAGCCACTCATCATCAAGAATCCAAACATATAATTACCTGTGAATCCCTTGATCAGGCCTAGACAGAGCGGCGGGAAGAAGCCCCCAAGGCCACCGAGTGCGGAAATTATACCGTTCGCTACTCCTGCCTCAGATATAAAATACATAGGAACCAGTTTGAACACTGCCCCATTGCCAACCCCAGCGAATAAAGCAATACTCATGGTCGCCGCAGTGTACACCCCGAAGTCTGGCGAGAGGCTGAGAACAAGTGACGAAATCCCCATACTAGCAAATACGAAAGTTAATAGGATATAAGGATTTATTTTGTCAGCAATTAATCCCCCTATTGGACGGATTAGAGTAGCCAGGCCTATGAAGCACGCGGTGTAGACACCTGCCTCCAGCTTAGCCAAACCAAAATATTCCACAAGGAAATTAGGAAGAAATACGGTAAAAGCAACAAACGATCCAAAAGTAATGAAGTAGAACAAACTGAGCATCCATAACTGCGGCTGCTTGGACAGGTTCTGGATCTGCTTCATGAGCGGCTGGTTCATCCTGGACTCCTCCTTGTCCCCGGCCTTATATACGATCAAAGCCATGAACAGTATGACACCTATATAAATCCATGGAGTATTGCGCCAGCCGAGGGAAGCGGCAAGAACCGGTAATCCAAAAGTGGTCAGTGCAGAGCCCAGATTACCAAGTCCGTAAATCCCGTTAACAACCCCCATTCGTTCTTGCGGATAATACTTCGGGAGCGAGGTTACCCCAATAGAGAACATAGATCCTCCTGCGCCTAGAAGCAGTCCGATCACAAGCAGCTCTTCAAAGTGATGAGCGGCGGTCAGCCACAGCAATGGAATTATAAGAATGAGGAAACCCGTTATGAATATGACCCTTGCTCCGTATCGGTTCGTCAAGTAACCGGCAGGTATCCGAAGCAGGGATCCAGAGAGTACAGGAATCGCCGTAATCCAGGCAATCTGACTCGGCACAAGCTGAAGATCAACTTTTATTGTAGAGATCATCGAGGACAGAAGTACCCATGCGGCAAAGCCCAGTATCAGACTTAGCGTCTGAAGAGGAAGCTGATATACACGCTTATTATTCATCGATTCCACTCCTATCTCTATATCTCTTCTACACGTAAGCTTGAATTCGTACTGTACAGACCTTGAATCCAGGCATTTGGCAAAAGGGGTCCAGTGCCTGGTTCGTAAGGCGGTTCACATTCTGTGTATCTCCCCAGTGCATTGGAACGAACAAGGTGTCTTCCCTGATGTGTTCGGTAACCTTGCACCGCACAACAGCAGATCCCCGGCGCGATTCCAGGAGAACCAACTCCCCATCCCGAACCTTGTAACGCCCAGCGGTGTTCGGGTGAATCTCAACGAAAGACTCTACATTCCGAGCTGCCAGAGAGGCGCTCCTACGTGACTGCACCCCGGATAAATAATGCGCGAGGACTCGGCCGGTAGTCATGTAGAGTGGAAATTCAGTATTCACTTCCTCGGGGAGATCATGTGCAGGAACACAGACAAACTCAGCTTTTCCATCCGGATGTGCAAATCTCTCTTCAAATAACCGGACTTGACCCGGCTGCCTCGCTTCCGGACAGGGCCAGTATACACCTTCCTCCTCACGTATCCGGTCATAACTAATCCCATAATAATCAGCTGCTCCTCCTTTACTGGCCACTCTTAGTTCATCAAAAATTTGCTCCACAGACTCGTAGGGGAAATATTCCGGCTTGCCCATACTGTGAGCAATCCGCGTGAGAATCTGCCAATCATGAAGCACTTCTCCCGGAAGAGGGCGGTCAGCTGGGCGGAGCAGGACCCTACCTTCCAGATTCGTGAGCGTCCCTTCGTTCTCAAGATAAGAGGACACAGGAAGGATAAGATCAGCCATTCGCGCCGTTTCAGACAGGAACATGTCCGCGACCACCAGGAAATCAAGCTTTCTTAGTCCTTGTTCAACAAAATCGGCGTTAGGGTTCGAGACAATTGGGTTGGAGCCCATAACGAACAGAGATCGGATTTGCTGCTCATGAATCTTTTCCATCATTTCATAAGCCGATACTCCCTTCCTTGGAAGATCAGCCTGGTCAATTCCCCACACCCCGGCAATGTGTGCACGATCTTGCTCGTTCTCAATCATCCGGTAACCGGGAAGCTGATCCGCCTTCTGTCCATGCTCTCTGCCACCTTGCCCGTTCCCTTGGCCTGTTATCGCACCATAACCGCAGTATTCACGGCCGATTTTGCCAGTTGCAAGCACCAGGTTCAAGTAATTGCGGACGGCAAGATGTCCGTCAGTATGCTGTTCAACTCCTCTTGCTGTAAATAACATCCCTGTCTCGGAAGCACCATACTTCACAGCCGCTATACGGATATCCTGTTCGGAGATCCCTGTCAACTTAGCAAGCTCTTCGAGACTGGATGACTTCAAATGAGTCTTCAGCGCTTCAAAGCCTCTCGTTCTGTCTCCAATAAAGGCCGGGTCTGCGAGTCCCTCTTCCATGATCACCTTCAGCATTCCATTAACAAGAGCCGCATCCATTCCGGGCTTCACCCTCAAATGCAGATCTGCCATATTTGCTGTTGCAGTATTTCTGGGATCAATGACAATTAGGTAAGCCCCATTCTTCTGGGCTTCGGTGAAGTAGGGCATCAGTGTGGGTTGGCACTCGGCAATATTCGTTCCCGCCAAAATAATACAACGGGTGTACGGTATATCAGATAGAGGATTGGTCAGTCCCCGATCAATTCCAAATGTCTTAATCCCCGCTGATGCAGCGGATGACATACAGAACCTTCCGTTATAGTCGATATAACGTGTCCCCAGAGCTACCCGCGCGAACTTGCCGAGTAAGTAGGCCGACTCATTGGTTAATGAGCCGCCTCCATACACACCTATTGCATCCTTGCCATTCGCAGCTTGAATGGATGTGAACTGCTTATGAATAAGCTTGAACGCCTCTTCCCAAGAGACCCTTACGAAGCTTCCATTACGCTTCACATGAGGATACAGAAGTCGCTCCCGGTGCAGAGCATGCTGGTGAGCATTCATTCCCTTGATGCATAATCGCCCCTGTGAAGCCTGGTTAGGAACAGGTTCAACTGACCATAGCGACCTGCCTCCCGCCGTCTTCTCTTCGGTAACCTGCATTTTGCACTGAACACTACAGAAGGGGCACTGCGTATTCATAACCAATCGTTCTGTTGATACCGACTGCCCGGCAGCACTCATTTACAACACCTCCCATAATGGACTGAAGTCAATCACGTTTATTTTTCATGAATCACAAGGGTATACGGATCAGCATGCTCAGTAACAGGCTGCTTGCTCCAGCGCCCCGCGAGATCATCTCTGACCTGCTCATCGAACAGCTCTTCACGCAGCTTAATGATCCCGCCCATACGCTGAAGCCATTTCCAGCTTGGTTCCATGTACCATGCCGACTCCTGGTACCACTGCAAGAAGGCTGTCGCAAGCTTCACCGCCTCTTCCTCGCCGGCTTCCACAGACAAGAGCTGCCCTTGAACAAGCGGCGGCTGGCTGCTTCCTCCCACGTACACCTCCCATCCGGCTGGCGCCGCGGCGAAGCCCAAATCCTTGGTTAGAGTCCCAGCTGAATGCCGGGGGCTTCCAGAGACTGCGATGTAGAGCGGGCTCGGCATCTGCCTGTTCCCGAAGCTCATTTCAAGCTTGACTGCCAAGCTGACCGGATCATGGAAGGCATCTATTTGCCAGCCTGGATCTGTACAAGTCGTAATTGGGGGCAGGGGATAACCGTATTGATATTCCATTACCTCTACTCCAAGATGGTGGATGAGTGAATCGATATTGGATTCCAAAATCCCAGGCAGTTCTATTCCTCCATTCGTTAGCCGAAGATACGGAATTTCGTAGTTCCTCACCATTTCGTTAAGTAGCATCAGCCCCTTATCACTCAGACTTCCACCTGGAATTCGAGGAACCACTGTATAAGTTCCATCACTCCTTCTTAGAGCCCCGGACCTCTTTAGCGGATGCTCCGTATTGAACAGATAGGAATTCTGTGAGCCTAGATAATAATGAAGAGCAGGCCGACAAATCAGGCAGCCCATAGGTTGAGTCCAACCCAGCGAGGTCATGAGTTGGTACTCGTCCTCGTAACGATGACAAGAAACTGCCTCCTTAACCATGTCATGAGAGTAGGTTGTGCATCCGCAAATAGCTTCTACGTTCTGAGCCCCCGTCTCCATGTTCGTAAGGGTATATTTCAAAAGTGCAGCTACCCGTGGGGTACATCCACCGCAGGTTCCAGCCGCCCTGGTACAGTCCCGGATTTGCTCAACTGTCTCCAGTCCTTCCTCACGTATAGCGTTCATAATTCTCGACTTACTGACCCCGTTACAAGAGCAGACGGTCTCATGATCTGACATTTCAGCAATCTGCAGATTGCTCTGGGACGAGACTTCTCCGTGGCTGTCCGCCTTGTATAATGCAGATACGTCCGCGTTGCGACGAATAAGCTCAAGCAGGCTCGTTCCCTCCCGTACATCTCCAAATAACACTGCTCCTGCTATGTTACCTGTAGGAGAGATTACAATCTTCTTATAAGTTCCTCTCTGACCGTCATAGGAAATGATGGACTGTTCGGCATTTTCTTCATGAATTTGTCCTGCCGAGAACACCTTAGCACCCGCAACCTTTAGCTGAGAGAATAATATGGAGCCTTGGTAAGGAGCTGTCTGTATGCCGCACACGGTGCGGGCGAGCACCTTCCCTTGTTCATAAAGTGGAGCTACCAGTCCATAAGAAATGCCGCGATGCTCGGCGCATTCACCAACTGCGTAGATATTCGGGATACTGGTCTCCATGAAATCGTTCACGATAATACCGCGATTCACCAAAATGTTGCTTCTTGAAGCCAATTCCACATTTGGCTGGATACCGACCGCCATGATCACCAGATCAGCTGAAATATGCGATCCATCGGAGAAGCGCAGCCCCGAAGCCCTCCTTCGTCCCGTAACTCGGGTAGTATTCTTATCCAGAAGGAAGCTCATCCCCTGTACCTCAAGCTTCTCTTGAAGCATCCGGGCCGCAGTCCTGTCCAACTGGCGGTTCATCAGAAAGGGGGAATTGTGGACGACCTCAACCCTCATGCCTTGATTAAGTAGTCCCCGTGCTGCCTCAAGACCTAATAATCCTCCACCGATCACTGCTGCTTTGCGATATGTCCGGGCTGATTCGATAATCTGAAGGCAATCTGTGATATTACGGAAGGCCATTACGCCAGGCATGTCGGCACCCGGTAGAGGAAGCATGAAGGGCAGGGAGCCTGTAGCTAGAATCAGCACATCATACCTGCGAATTCTCCCGGAATCTGACAGTACGGTCATCTTCTCAGGATCTATACAAGTGATCTTCTCTCCGGCATACAGCTGAATTCCGTGTTTGGCATACCAATCCCAATCATGGAGAATAATCTCCTGGATCCCTGAATCTCCTTGGAGCACTTTAGATAGCAGAATGCGGTTATAATTGGGATAGGGTTCGCTTCCGAACACTGTAATTTCAAATTCATTCGGTGCAAGCTTCAAGATTTCTTCAATGCACCTCACTCCCGCCATTCCATTGCCTATCATCACAAGTCTTTTTGTCATCTACACTCACTCCAATGTAAGTAAACCTAACTAAATTCTGAATTTACTTTAATGTTAGTTTCTATAACATAGATGATAAATTTCCATTTATAAATACTAATTTTTAACAAATATAGCCTTAGTAACAATGTATAGTCAACATTTATGTTAGGTAATATGACATTTGTTATTTGTATTAATCCTATTTTTAATTTTTATCAGCAAATAGTTAACTATAGTTGTTATAGTTATGTCATAAATCTTATGTATAAAGCAAACAGGCTCTTCCGGCACAATGCCGAAAGAGCCATACGATAACAATATGCCTGTTCTACAGATTCTTGGCAGAGAAAGTATCCCCGCCTTCTATACGACCAGTCTCGAAGCCTTTGTAGAACCATCTTTTCCTCTGCTCGGAGGTCCCATGGGTGAAGCTCTCTGGCACTACATAACCTCTTGCCTGCTTCTGCAATGTGTCATCCCCCACTGCACTGGCTGCAGTCAAAGCTTCATCCAGATCGCCTTCCTCCAGCACACCCATCCCTTGAGCACGGTTGGCCCATACACCAGCCAAATAATCTGCCTGAAGCTCGAACCGTACAAGATACTTGTTGAATTCAGCTTCACTCAGCTTCTGCCTAAGGGGCATGACTTTGTCACTTGTTCCAAGCAGAGTCTGCACATGGTGTCCAACCTCATGGGCGATCACATAAGCCATAGCGAAATCACCTGGCGCATTGAACTTCTGCTTAAGCTCGTCATAGAAGCTCAGATCAATATACAGCTTCTGGTCTCCAGGACAATAGAACGGGCCTACCGATGATCCTGCTGTCCCGCAAGCCGACTGCACACTGTTCGTATACAGCACCAGAGTCGGGTTCTGATATCTAAGCCCTTCCTCCCTGAACACTTCTGTCCATACATCCTCAGTATCAGCAAGCACGACCGAGACGAAATCCTTCATCTCCTGTTCTTGCTGTGTAGGGGTATATGCAGAATTAGAATCTGTTCCTGACCCCGTCATATTGCTCAAGAGGTCACCGCCATTCCCGCCAAGCAAAGTGACGAGCAGCATAATAATAATCCCGCCGATTCCCCCGCCTACAAGGGTCTTGCCTCCCATCCCCCTACGGTCTTCGACGTTGGAGCTTCCTCTTCTACCTTTCCACTGCATACGGCAACCTCCCTTATCGCATCCGCCTAGCGCATTTAAGATGTTATAAGTGTTTATACCCGGGAATGGCTGCTGTTCACACTCCATTTACTGGAATCTGCATAAGATTCTCCATCATTGCTGCTTGAATGGTGCCTTATTCGT contains:
- a CDS encoding iron ABC transporter permease, translating into MRVVYLILSLLVLTGVMVCSIAFGVTDIPLRTVWESVTHYNGSNEHLVIRTTRVPRAVIAAAVGACLAVAGAVMQVLTRNPIASPSTLGVNAGAAFFIMLCGTFLGITGQHAFTWVALIGATLSGGIVFLLGSIGRDGMTPVKITLAGASMTAFFASLTQGLMLTDGKMFDQILAWLVGSVAGREMSQLEAVWPYMACGLGIALLMGRHLNVLAMGDDLAQGLGQNPARIKWLGAASVILLAGGSVAAAGPIAFIGIIIPHIVRYLVGTDHRWILPYSAVLGAILLVAADLGSRYIAMPREVPVGVMTAIMGVPFFVYIARKGRRT
- a CDS encoding iron-siderophore ABC transporter substrate-binding protein, with amino-acid sequence MLSRTTSSRLSRSAKLGTLALILILILSACGNKNASESSQSEKSSSNTAAPSTTESQVRKVKHAMGESDITGTPQKVVVLTNEGTEALLALGVKPIGAVKSWTGNPWYEHIKADMEGVTEVGEESQPNLELIASLQPDLIIGNKMRQEKVYEQLKAIAPTVMAEDLRGEWKTNFKLYAEALGKTTEGDALMAAYDKRIEDFKAKAGDKLKQTVSVVRFMAGKTRVYHTNTFSGVIFEQLGIARNEMTKNAKDTFVDEITKERLPEADADILFYFTYDTGDGKASQTELEWTKDPLWKNLSAVKSGHAHKVNDAIWNTAGGYKAANLMLDDLYKIYDIQP
- a CDS encoding erythromycin esterase family protein gives rise to the protein MEGAYTQDREKALGAEMNALAVKGAEAYYRTMIRHDAASWNIRDRHMVDALERLMDYHGQDARAVVWEHNTHIGDARATDMADEGMVNVGQLLREKYADEVFAIGFGTYRGTVIAGQAWGAPQEEMRVPGAIRNSWEELLHRHGAEDKLLIFKSADSILEDSIIGHRAIGVVYHPEWELGNYVPTRIARRYDAFIYLDQTRALTPITAGSFT
- a CDS encoding erythromycin esterase family protein produces the protein MKDQSMYQSILDSINKVAVLFNRDKLDHLVEHIGEARYVLLGEASHGTSEYYTIRAKLTKQLIMEKGIRFIAVEGDWPSCYTLNRYVKGYEGAGANAEDAMRDFTRWPTWMWANHEIRELAEWLRSYNKGKSEEEKVGFYGIDVYSLWESMDEILKYLSSTRSTDDLDAAKRAFACFEPHHRNEQSYGISASLYGEGCEDEIISLLRRLQDRWKVLIPKIGRRHLVPR
- a CDS encoding SET domain-containing protein, with the protein product MIEIKISTISGGEFKRGVFATRDIAKDELIHEAPVIPYPNEQHEFIEKTILADYVFEYGINHTAVLLGYGSLFNHSYEPNAIYDINFEQHTFDFYAYTDIKAGEEIFINYNGEADCDDPLWFYEEQE
- a CDS encoding DUF2935 domain-containing protein; its protein translation is MSDRFVAQSLEEVSFWSRIMKEHSFFLGLGFRAEDTELIKEAQHFYRIFEDIENRVHSFSLDTDPQLIRQFNQEVHTAVSHIWAFKRKVLGLILTCKLPGQNNFPLLVDHVSREANYFRNRLEELNEGKLEPLYDAIIDENVFFLRIMADHAKFIGHLLDPSERKLVDQAREFSNDFDQLLFQARDLDSMRPQSQTAPILDQFLDQNRVSVKSLRDFKKTARDLIEQCRIKSIIHPLLADHVFREAERFLEIIDMFENSLTGKGNAPLIHH
- a CDS encoding MFS transporter, whose translation is MKKLIWIGCLSYFLIGLAHVILGSVLPVVLEHYNRDYSDSGTLIFTQFTGFLLGVLVSPWFNRRFGKRVELLIATGLLCCCELLYMALPPWGWLYIIALGAGFGFGMIEAVIGTVIISAIKENTAIAMSRLEVLFGIGALVMPLIASGLMEAGYWRISFAVVALFGVATIAFWAKGSFGEMDQVLDQRSAPEKTGTQPSKGMRAYSGRRMLILTLFIAFFFLYVGTEMSLANFMPAMLIEKLGMKEAGAALSVTCFWIAMSVGRIFAGYIAEKFEYRVYVLFSCLASAVLLLLLPFTLQVWSSFAVILMLGLAMSGIFSIALVFASKLLPGTEEATPSILIASGGVGGAVLPLLTGWSLDHMAVNETQWMFAGFAGGLLLISGLAFRIQQGNLEKTSNCPERE